A single genomic interval of Candidatus Bathyarchaeota archaeon harbors:
- a CDS encoding cullin, translating to MNRAIVVEDELFDGLQENIDILIDDWKREGADEVFVFTHPKGVNLNPSDIRGFLRSVPNLEGVFLIGELPVPRIQMDPQTGTQINWYATDYFFMELEGDWSVSENTLVSYQNLLPPTIFVGRLIIGEDTGHIFIPAKPTILEFYNRYLEKLHLFRILGSQHSLVIDGKREVIFPQVARNNFNVALVNNWGGDVQIIVDWLAHLYPRENIVVHEDVNKGEYRNILSGSFDYLAFRSHSTPLGHSLEDGTRWNACDYLTEDPDVNFFELTACGTGSLIWEELSDPYDPSSEKVIKLMSDLLAWNILFAETGGLLVLAPSISGAMNNVTVFYDNLREGGTFGEAFRSWAEYMNSFGDPIGWAFVLFFGDPFIRFDVPNYDCVIYTSLIGTILESKLPIMRLWRDKVFRSNICGKLIIQLFYCLSPYLSMITIKSRLIRSANRSIITKTLKMLESTPLNTIVKNYVVKKTPKRSEPDENVPDCKTCKKLS from the coding sequence TTGAATAGAGCCATTGTTGTGGAAGATGAATTATTCGATGGTCTTCAGGAAAATATCGATATCTTGATAGACGATTGGAAACGTGAAGGAGCTGACGAGGTATTCGTATTCACGCATCCCAAAGGAGTCAATTTAAATCCAAGTGACATTAGAGGATTTCTTCGGTCAGTTCCCAATCTTGAGGGTGTTTTCCTGATAGGGGAGTTGCCGGTTCCACGAATTCAAATGGATCCACAAACAGGGACCCAAATAAATTGGTACGCAACTGACTACTTCTTTATGGAACTGGAAGGAGACTGGTCTGTGAGCGAGAACACCTTGGTCTCTTACCAAAATCTTTTACCTCCTACAATCTTTGTAGGAAGACTCATAATAGGAGAAGATACTGGACACATATTCATACCAGCGAAACCTACAATCTTGGAATTCTACAACCGATACTTGGAGAAGCTACACTTATTTCGGATCTTAGGTTCACAGCATTCGTTGGTCATAGATGGAAAAAGAGAAGTTATATTTCCTCAAGTAGCGCGAAATAACTTCAACGTAGCACTTGTGAATAACTGGGGAGGAGACGTTCAAATTATCGTTGATTGGCTTGCTCACCTCTACCCCAGAGAGAATATTGTTGTCCATGAGGATGTAAACAAGGGTGAGTATCGTAATATTCTCAGTGGTTCCTTTGATTATTTGGCGTTTCGAAGCCACTCAACCCCCCTAGGGCACTCTCTCGAAGATGGTACACGCTGGAACGCATGTGATTATCTGACTGAGGATCCAGATGTGAACTTCTTTGAACTAACGGCGTGTGGTACAGGAAGTCTTATCTGGGAAGAGTTATCAGATCCATATGATCCATCATCAGAAAAAGTAATCAAACTCATGTCAGATTTATTGGCTTGGAACATCCTTTTTGCGGAAACAGGTGGACTGCTAGTTCTGGCTCCAAGCATTTCTGGTGCTATGAACAACGTCACAGTATTCTATGATAATTTACGCGAAGGTGGCACTTTCGGTGAAGCCTTCAGATCATGGGCAGAGTATATGAATTCGTTTGGAGACCCCATAGGATGGGCTTTCGTGTTATTTTTTGGGGATCCATTCATACGGTTTGATGTACCAAATTATGATTGTGTAATTTATACAAGTCTAATAGGAACTATTCTAGAGTCTAAATTACCGATCATGCGCCTTTGGAGAGACAAGGTCTTCAGATCAAACATCTGCGGAAAGCTTATAATTCAGCTTTTCTACTGCTTGAGTCCCTACTTGTCGATGATAACAATTAAGTCCCGTTTAATTAGGTCTGCCAACCGTTCGATAATCACAAAAACTCTTAAAATGCTCGAGTCAACTCCATTGAATACAATCGTAAAAAACTATGTCGTCAAGAAGACTCCGAAGAGAAGCGAGCCAGATGAAAATGTTCCAGATTGTAAAACATGCAAGAAATTATCATGA
- a CDS encoding cohesin domain-containing protein — protein sequence MKMTITTSVTLIFAAILLTSMFWTGINYASPSGTATLHFDPPSVTVKYGETFTVCLNISDVVDLIGFDIKISYDTEILDVVESSLGVFLNEPTILLKNETDEAAGTIWIAIISMTGEGTNGNGTLATITFESIVSGECVLDLYETFLADSSGSQIDHEKVNGYVKVTGITRLYIDPPEIIVSVSEEFTVYVKLDNVRNLYGFDIRIAYDASLLDLIEVELFPENIISGGVGSVFWLAFQFPKTGHLKLVALTFRAKAEGSCPIEIYHDDLATLKYFEPARDTVGWPIPHSTEDGHCSIGPIAGTENLQDTIESWDLDNGFEKSLTAKLDDAINLLDKGNTNGAVHKLQDLIKKVTNDAKHLTQEQKDCIIQTTQEIIEHIE from the coding sequence ATGAAAATGACAATTACAACATCTGTAACCCTCATCTTTGCCGCCATACTTCTAACTTCAATGTTTTGGACAGGCATAAATTACGCGAGTCCGTCTGGCACCGCTACTCTCCATTTTGATCCCCCTAGCGTCACTGTGAAGTATGGAGAAACGTTCACAGTTTGTTTGAACATCAGCGATGTCGTTGATCTGATAGGTTTCGATATCAAAATTAGTTATGACACGGAAATTTTGGATGTAGTAGAATCTTCTCTCGGTGTCTTTCTTAATGAGCCTACGATACTCCTCAAGAACGAAACAGACGAGGCGGCTGGCACGATTTGGATTGCCATTATTTCAATGACGGGTGAGGGAACCAATGGCAACGGAACCTTGGCCACAATCACCTTTGAGTCAATAGTTTCCGGAGAATGTGTGTTGGACCTCTATGAAACTTTTCTGGCCGACTCGTCGGGCAGTCAAATTGATCATGAGAAGGTCAATGGTTATGTCAAGGTCACAGGGATAACAAGGCTCTATATAGACCCTCCTGAAATCATTGTTTCTGTCAGCGAAGAATTTACAGTTTATGTCAAACTTGATAATGTCCGCAATCTTTATGGTTTTGATATAAGGATTGCATACGATGCTTCTCTTTTAGATTTGATCGAGGTCGAACTGTTTCCGGAGAATATAATTTCAGGCGGAGTTGGATCGGTGTTTTGGCTTGCGTTTCAGTTCCCGAAAACCGGTCATCTAAAACTAGTCGCACTTACCTTCAGAGCAAAAGCAGAGGGAAGCTGCCCCATCGAAATATATCATGATGATCTGGCAACGCTCAAATATTTCGAACCTGCACGCGACACTGTTGGTTGGCCGATTCCCCATTCAACAGAAGATGGACACTGTTCAATAGGCCCGATCGCAGGTACAGAGAACCTCCAAGACACAATTGAATCGTGGGATTTAGATAACGGATTTGAAAAGTCTCTTACTGCCAAGCTTGACGACGCTATCAACTTGCTAGACAAAGGAAACACCAATGGAGCAGTACACAAACTGCAGGACCTAATTAAGAAAGTCACAAACGACGCAAAACATCTCACACAGGAGCAGAAAGACTGCATAATACAGACCACACAAGAAATCATTGAACACATTGAATAA
- a CDS encoding site-specific integrase: MRLGTTSTPVPYSRNPTIINILIKMKNNAKSDYSIKFVDKSLTYISKHADLNQPEQVKHFIANKNVSNGYKKNLCLAYNKYCKYYQIQWQMPKYRPEPKTIKIPTKAKIEMLIARAGKTLGLKLQLSKETGLRPVELCNLKTKDIDLDQRLIHPTTAKHGAPRTLKISNSLQARLENHINTNKLRQNDKVFQGDAELYGKYYRQMRNSLADKLHDQTLKTIRLYDLRHYFATMLYHKTRDILYVKQQLGHRRLETTLIYTQLLNLNDDEWTCKTATNVKQAETLIEAGFEYIAEKDGTMLFRKRK, from the coding sequence TTGAGGTTGGGAACGACCAGCACACCAGTACCTTATTCGCGTAACCCGACCATAATCAACATACTAATCAAAATGAAGAACAACGCCAAAAGCGACTACTCAATAAAATTCGTAGACAAATCACTAACATACATCAGCAAACACGCAGACCTAAACCAACCCGAACAAGTAAAACACTTCATAGCAAACAAAAACGTATCCAACGGATACAAAAAGAACCTATGCCTAGCATACAACAAATACTGCAAATACTACCAAATCCAATGGCAAATGCCAAAATACAGACCAGAGCCAAAGACAATCAAAATACCAACCAAAGCAAAGATAGAAATGCTAATCGCAAGAGCAGGCAAAACACTCGGACTCAAACTACAACTCAGCAAAGAAACAGGATTAAGACCCGTCGAACTATGCAACCTCAAAACGAAGGACATAGACCTAGACCAAAGATTAATCCATCCAACAACAGCCAAACACGGCGCACCAAGAACACTAAAAATAAGCAACAGCCTACAAGCAAGACTAGAAAATCACATCAACACAAATAAGCTAAGACAAAATGACAAAGTATTCCAAGGCGACGCAGAACTATACGGGAAATACTACAGACAAATGAGAAACAGCTTAGCAGACAAACTGCACGACCAAACACTCAAAACAATCCGACTATACGACCTCAGACACTACTTTGCTACAATGCTCTATCACAAAACAAGAGACATACTATACGTCAAACAACAACTAGGACACAGACGACTAGAAACGACACTAATCTACACACAACTACTCAACCTAAATGACGACGAATGGACATGCAAAACAGCAACCAACGTCAAACAAGCAGAAACACTAATCGAAGCAGGATTCGAATACATCGCAGAAAAAGACGGAACAATGCTGTTCAGAAAACGCAAATAA
- a CDS encoding NUDIX domain-containing protein, producing MYKRTDGKIQYLILKRHPPKSHPEMGQFWQPITGGLEEGETKREALKREIKEETGIKDIIKIIEDVHYYEPIDLPLMERLKKHGHACKHLKAYAFGVEVSSDEEVVLGKEHSEFKWCSFQEALKLIKETSYEHRESLEKLNEIIRK from the coding sequence TTGTATAAGAGAACTGATGGGAAAATTCAATATCTAATTCTAAAAAGACATCCTCCAAAGAGCCATCCAGAAATGGGGCAATTCTGGCAACCAATAACTGGCGGTTTAGAAGAAGGAGAAACCAAAAGAGAAGCCCTAAAGCGAGAAATCAAAGAAGAAACTGGAATAAAAGACATTATCAAAATAATAGAAGATGTTCACTATTATGAACCTATAGACCTTCCTTTAATGGAGCGTCTCAAAAAGCATGGGCATGCATGCAAGCATTTGAAAGCATACGCATTCGGTGTGGAAGTGTCTTCAGACGAGGAAGTTGTTCTGGGAAAGGAACATTCTGAATTCAAATGGTGTAGTTTTCAAGAGGCTCTAAAACTAATTAAAGAGACAAGTTATGAACACAGAGAATCTTTAGAAAAACTAAATGAAATTATTAGGAAGTAA
- a CDS encoding molybdopterin-dependent oxidoreductase, with the protein MKDKNQRIPPNQTVTSKFPVLHVGSVPKFNPEQWDFRVESLVENRLKLTYGEFLKLPKVVRVSDFHCVTGWSRFDNEWEGVAFETIFDLAKPLKNSRYVTVVAEGEYTTSLPIEDLLDDDVLLAFKLDGEPLTPKHGGPLRLVVPKKYAYKSAKWIRGLKFTEEQKLGYWEKRGYSNTADPWKEERYT; encoded by the coding sequence ATGAAAGACAAGAATCAGCGGATTCCGCCAAATCAGACCGTTACCTCAAAGTTTCCAGTCCTGCACGTGGGTTCTGTACCGAAGTTTAATCCGGAGCAATGGGATTTCCGTGTGGAAAGTTTGGTTGAGAATCGCTTGAAATTAACATATGGGGAGTTCCTGAAACTTCCAAAAGTTGTTCGTGTAAGCGATTTTCATTGTGTAACAGGATGGAGCAGATTCGATAATGAATGGGAAGGAGTTGCCTTCGAAACCATTTTTGATCTAGCCAAGCCTCTGAAGAATAGTAGATATGTGACTGTTGTTGCCGAAGGAGAATATACTACCAGTTTGCCTATAGAGGACTTGCTGGACGATGATGTGCTTCTTGCATTTAAGCTAGACGGTGAGCCCTTGACACCAAAACACGGCGGCCCTTTAAGATTGGTCGTGCCCAAAAAGTATGCCTACAAAAGCGCAAAATGGATTAGAGGATTAAAGTTCACTGAAGAGCAGAAACTGGGTTACTGGGAGAAACGAGGATATAGCAACACAGCCGATCCATGGAAAGAAGAAAGATACACATGA
- a CDS encoding DUF72 domain-containing protein: MNRNNILLGTSGWSYREWEGSFYRKGEKRKLRAYARVFQTVEIDSTWYRYPSKGTVMGWLRYSPSDFVFTAKIPKIITHEKKLGLRGDVQADLDAFLEIMQPLQLNGKLGCLLIQLPPSYDYNPENLEAFFEVLSPQFKFAVEFRNLSWMQEETWRLLKKHNVAYTNVDEPLLPPKVHITADFTYFRWHGRGEKLWFNYLYKKDELEPWVPKVLKASEQVKKVYGYFNNHFHGYAPENCLSLIERLLSLKPQQTKVKKRMNRKQVGLIGYFEKK; this comes from the coding sequence GTGAACAGAAACAATATTCTGCTTGGCACTTCAGGCTGGAGCTACAGAGAATGGGAAGGCTCATTCTACAGGAAGGGTGAAAAGAGAAAGCTTCGAGCATATGCAAGAGTCTTTCAAACTGTTGAAATTGACTCAACATGGTATCGTTATCCTTCAAAAGGAACAGTCATGGGATGGCTACGCTATTCACCGTCAGACTTCGTTTTCACAGCTAAAATTCCGAAAATCATAACTCACGAAAAGAAACTTGGTCTTAGAGGTGATGTGCAAGCCGACTTGGACGCCTTCTTGGAAATCATGCAACCATTGCAACTGAACGGAAAACTTGGGTGTCTCCTTATCCAGCTTCCGCCGAGCTACGATTACAACCCTGAGAACTTGGAGGCTTTTTTCGAGGTGCTTTCACCTCAGTTCAAATTTGCTGTTGAGTTCCGGAACCTTTCTTGGATGCAAGAGGAAACTTGGCGCTTGCTGAAAAAACATAATGTGGCTTACACGAACGTTGACGAGCCGCTCCTACCGCCAAAAGTCCACATCACTGCAGATTTCACTTACTTCCGCTGGCATGGAAGAGGAGAAAAACTATGGTTCAATTATCTATACAAAAAGGATGAACTTGAGCCTTGGGTTCCAAAAGTGCTGAAAGCATCAGAACAAGTCAAGAAGGTTTACGGCTACTTCAACAATCACTTCCATGGCTACGCCCCTGAGAACTGCCTCAGCCTAATAGAAAGACTACTGTCGTTGAAGCCACAACAGACCAAGGTTAAGAAAAGGATGAACAGAAAGCAAGTAGGTCTCATCGGCTATTTCGAGAAAAAATAA
- a CDS encoding DUF72 domain-containing protein codes for MTEYLIGTGGWAYFKVPNKPSLKAYSENFNFAEVNYTFYEYPSTRMVERWRRTAPSDFTFTVRCHKDLTHRTGLKPVDQAYAVFSQMMGTCRILEAPFLHLLTPASYVFDDVKIGQAKDFFSSINLKGVCLAWEVRGPMTAKLINLMRDFEIVHSVDLSREEPTYDCDVIYSRVFGKGQHNIYQFTDEELVEIEQKILKAEARVVIITFHGIRMSSDASRFKKYKETGEFVPVTAYTGADSVRAVLKEDAKFPSTKAELVNHQGWKVIDLTADKRVHLSKMLSKLPRKTYNGVDDVIEELEVFM; via the coding sequence TTGACAGAATACCTCATTGGAACCGGCGGCTGGGCCTATTTCAAAGTTCCAAATAAACCCTCATTAAAAGCCTATTCTGAAAACTTCAACTTTGCAGAAGTAAACTATACCTTCTATGAATATCCCAGCACGAGAATGGTTGAAAGATGGCGGCGGACAGCGCCTAGCGATTTTACGTTTACAGTTAGATGTCATAAAGACCTAACTCATAGAACTGGCTTGAAACCCGTCGATCAAGCCTATGCGGTCTTCAGTCAGATGATGGGTACTTGCAGAATTCTTGAGGCTCCCTTTCTGCATCTGTTGACACCTGCAAGTTACGTTTTTGATGACGTGAAGATAGGACAAGCAAAGGACTTCTTTTCATCAATCAATCTCAAGGGGGTTTGTCTTGCTTGGGAGGTAAGAGGCCCTATGACTGCAAAACTCATCAATCTGATGCGAGACTTCGAGATAGTACATTCAGTTGATTTGTCAAGAGAAGAACCAACGTATGATTGCGATGTTATCTATAGTAGAGTCTTTGGCAAAGGACAGCATAACATTTACCAGTTCACCGATGAGGAGCTTGTAGAGATTGAACAGAAAATACTCAAGGCTGAAGCCAGAGTTGTAATCATAACATTTCATGGCATACGAATGAGCAGCGACGCTTCAAGATTTAAGAAATATAAGGAAACTGGGGAATTTGTACCAGTTACTGCATACACAGGAGCTGATTCAGTAAGAGCAGTTCTTAAAGAGGATGCTAAGTTTCCATCAACAAAGGCTGAGTTGGTTAACCACCAGGGTTGGAAGGTAATTGATTTAACAGCTGATAAGAGAGTTCATCTGTCTAAAATGCTTTCCAAACTGCCAAGAAAAACTTACAATGGCGTCGACGATGTAATTGAAGAGTTGGAGGTCTTCATGTGA